The following coding sequences are from one Musa acuminata AAA Group cultivar baxijiao chromosome BXJ2-4, Cavendish_Baxijiao_AAA, whole genome shotgun sequence window:
- the LOC103981801 gene encoding uncharacterized protein LOC103981801 has product MGSGGYGNSFLRQPSGGGEGWSSKSARGSRRWGRKSRREREEAPSWWGETGGGMVAKKRVLVVIDHSARAKHAMMWALTHVANKGDLLTLLHVVPPDPHQHHHHHHHHHHRGGGEDDVPNLAKSLGTLCKACKSEVEVEALVIQGPKLATVLSQVRKLEASVLVLGQCKPSPLSCLLRSSSEEFVEQCISNADCLTLAVRKQRRGVGGYLISTRWQKNFWLLA; this is encoded by the exons ATGGGGAGCGGTGGATACGGGAATTCTTTTCTGAGGCAACCGAGCGGTGGCGGTGAGGGATGGAGCTCCAAGTCGGCGAGGGGGTCGAGGAGGTGGGGGAGGAAGAGccggagggagagggaggaggccCCGAGCTGGTGGGGGGAGACCGGCGGTGGGATGGTGGCCAAGAAGAGAGTGCTTGTGGTGATCGACCACAGCGCGAGGGCCAAGCATGCCATGATGTGGGCGTTGACCCATGTGGCTAACAAGGGCGACCTCCTAACCCTTCTCCATGTTGTTCCTCCCGATCCccaccaacaccaccaccaccaccaccaccaccaccacagggGTGGAGGAGAGGATGATGTTCCCAACCTCGCAAAATCTCTTGGCACCCTGTGCAAGGCCTGCAAGTCCGAG GTGGAGGTGGAAGCACTGGTCATTCAGGGACCCAAGCTGGCAACTGTGCTCAGCCAAGTGAGGAAGCTGGAGGCTTCCGTTCTGGTGTTGGGTCAATGCAAGCCGTCTCCACTCTCTTG CCTGTTGCGGAGCAGCAGCGAGGAGTTTGTGGAGCAGTGCATCAGCAACGCCGATTGCCTGACGCTTGCAGTGCGGAAGCAGAGGAGAGGAGTGGGTGGCTACTTGATCAGCACTCGGTGGCAGAAGAACTTCTGGCTCTTGGCCTAA